The Cynocephalus volans isolate mCynVol1 chromosome 2, mCynVol1.pri, whole genome shotgun sequence genome window below encodes:
- the DNAJC18 gene encoding dnaJ homolog subfamily C member 18 produces the protein MAATLGSGERWTEAYIDAARRNKYPEDRPPESHDPCSCCNCMKEQKEKKSENEQNQTRHGEGSSTYTEEQLIGVQRIKKCRNYYEILGVSRNASDEELKKAYRKLALKFHPDKNCAPGATDAFKAIGNAFAVLSNPDKRLRYDEYGDEQVTFTAPQARPYNYYRDFEADITPEELFNVFFGGHFPTGNIHMFSNVSDDTHYYRRRHRHERTQTRKEEEEDKPQTTYSAFIQLLPVLVIVIVSVVTQLLAANPPYSLFYKSTLGYTISRETQNLQVPYFVDKNFDKAYRGASLRELEKTIEKDYIDYIQTSCWKEKQQKSELTNLAGLYRDERLKQKAESLKLENCEKLSKLIGLRRGG, from the exons ATGGCGGCGACTCTGGGCAGCGGGGAGCGCTGGACGGAAG CTTACATTGATGCAGCTAGAAGAAACAAATACCCAGAAGACAGACCTCCTGAGAGTCATGACCCCTGTAGTTGCTGTAACTGCATGAAGgagcaaaaggaaaagaagtcTGAGAATGAGCAGAATCAGACTCGGCACGGTGAGGGGAGCTCCACTTATACTGAGGAACAGCTGATTGGGGTACAAAG gATCAAGAAATGCAGAAATTACTATGAAATTCTGGGAGTTTCTCGAAACGCCAGTGACGAAGAGCTTAAGAAAGCTTACAGAAAACTCGCCCTGAAATTCCACCCTGACAAGAATTGTGCTCCTGGAGCAACAGATGCTTTCAAAG CAATAGGAAATGCCTTTGCAGTCCTGAGCAATCCTGACAAGAGACTCCGCTATGATGAATATGGGGATGAACAGGTGACTTTCACTGCTCCTCAAGCCAGACCTTACAATTATTACAGGGACTTTGAAGCTGACATCACTCCAGAAGAGCTATTCAATGTCTTCTTTGGAGGACATTTTCCTACAG gaaaTATTCATATGTTTTCAAATGTGTCAGATGACACTCACTATTACCGCCGGCGGCACCGACATGAAAGGACACAAACacggaaagaagaggaagaagataaACCTCAG actaCATATTCTGCATTTATTCAGTTACTTCCAGTTCTTGTGATTGTGATTGTATCTGTCGTTACTCAGCTGCTGGCTGCTAATCCCCCATATAGTCTATTCTATAAATC GACCTTGGGCTATACTATTTCCAGAGAAACCCAGAACCTGCAGGTGCCTTACTTTGTGGATAAAAACTTCGACAAGGCCTACAGAGGAGCTTCTCTACGTGAACTGGAGAAGACAATAGAGAAGGATTACATTGATTACATCCAGACAAGTTGTTGGAAGGAGAAACAACAAA AGTCAGAGTTGACAAATTTGGCAGGATTATACAGAGATGAACGAttgaaacagaaagcagagtcaCTGAAACTTGAAAACTGTGAAAAACTTTCCAAACTTATTGGTCTACGCAGAGGTGGCTGA